One genomic segment of Centropristis striata isolate RG_2023a ecotype Rhode Island chromosome 13, C.striata_1.0, whole genome shotgun sequence includes these proteins:
- the zc3h7a gene encoding zinc finger CCCH domain-containing protein 7A isoform X2, whose amino-acid sequence MSGACQDRRSRWQEIQKGLQFIQSTLPFPGSQDQYEVFIKDLVWNLFGEGNDVFKEGDWTKSIEMYTEALSIADYADSEEICIPTGLLEKLYANRAAAYLNIVPGLYDQALEDCEKALQLNEGNYKALYRKAKSLKELGRHQEAYEAVAKCSLAVPQDSSVTQLTQDLAKILGLKIRKAYVRSKPALNVLRGSSYQDASCDKFSHGSCSVEDIEIEVPQVTQDSSVLAPVPAPIQAPVAVHPPLNEAVVDDLPPLPPTNSISSITPSEPPGFESISLPVSVPSSVPLPVPTFVNGCRTSKPCTMLEPSHDFDADIMGDDLDDLLDQAGPESALVIPTVKGPLPLPTSIAPGSSMSSPFLMPSHINPFLHSGAQPCTVTLPPLYHKSGSSTYFGMDTFDTLHPPLDSLDSLSITDYKTDYAQSPFIPQLNNNDTPMGMAVGMPEVKGLPAAVDLAKNPLAETHEFKQACSMCYVKTGPGVLDYALHTEEHKCKKDALLGRIKHSPDKSWKLIRPRPTKTQYVGPYYICKEVAVGKECLYPGHCTFAYCQEEIDVWTLERKGFISRELLFDPYGPNSNIRLTVPKILQEHHGIFMFLCGVCFDHKPRIISKTNKDDPSLCSHPVTKHDFENHKCLVHILKENTVRYSKIRPLSPQCQLDLCRHEVRYGCVREDDCFYAHSLIELKVWMMQHELGITHESIVQEAKKYWNATASLQGAQLSSTQRRFGPPNLKMMFVCGQCWRNGQLSEADKNKKYCSAKARHTWAKDRRVVLVSSHERKKWTTVRTLPTKKPIPSQFEICMHVTAGKKCQYIGNCTFAHSVEERDLWTYMKENNIPDMDQLYEQWLQSQRPGWGEEASNNSVRENGKQIHMPTDYAEEVAGNHCWLCGKNCNSEKQWQQHITSEKHKDRVFNSEDDQNCWQYRFPTGTFKVCERFLKSTCTEDDLCKLAHGEQELKEWMERREFLLMKLAKARKDHLIAPNDNDFGKYSFLLKDII is encoded by the exons ATGTCCGGAGCTTGTCAGGACAGAAGGAGTCGCTGGCAGGAAATTCAAAAAGGCCTGCAATTCATCCA ATCAACCCTTCCATTTCCTGGTAGTCAAGACCAGTATGAG gtgTTTATTAAGGATCTCGTATGGAATCTTTTTGGAGAAGGAAATGACGTGTTCAAAGAGGGAGATTGGACAAAATCCATCGAGATGTACACCGAAGCCTTGAGTATAGCAGACTATGCAGACTCGGAAGAGATCTGTATTCCAACAGGTCTACTGGAAAAGCTGTATGCAAATCGAGCTGCTGCATATCTAAACATTGTTCCG GGACTGTATGACCAAGCGTTAGAAGACTGTGAAAAGGCTCTCCAGTTGAACGAGGGCAACTACAAAGCACTGTACAGAAAAGCTAAATCCTTAAAGGAGTTGGGGAGACATCAAGAGGCCTATGAGGCCGTTGCCAAATGTTCCCTAGCAGTGCCTCAG gattccAGTGTCACACAGCTGACTCAGGACCTTGCCAAAATTTTGGGATTGAAAATCCGTAAAGCTTATGTGAGGAGTAAG CCTGCCTTGAATGTTTTGCGAGGATCAAGTTATCAAGATGCATCATGTGACAAG TTTTCCCATGGCTCGTGTTCAGTTGAAGATATAGAAATTG AAGTGCCTCAGGTAACCCAGGATAGCAGTGTTTTGGCTCCAGTCCCAGCCCCAATCCAAGCTCCAGTGGCAGTGCACCCGCCTCTAAATGAAGCCGTGGTGGACGACCtccctccacttcctcccaccAACAGTATCTCATCTATAACCCCGTCTGAGCCGCCAGGCTTCGAGTCTATTTCCCTGCCCGTGTCCGTGCCCTCGTCAGTCCCCCTTCCTGTGCCCACATTTGTTAACGGGTGCAGAACCAGTAAGCCTTGCACGATGCTCGAACCCAGTCATGATTTTGACGCGGACATCATGGGGGACGACCTAGATGACCTACTGGACCAAGCCGGCCCCGAATCAGCCTTG GTTATTCCCACAGTGAAGGGGCCTCTTCCTTTGCCAACCAGTATTGCCCCGGGCAGTTCCATGTCCAGTCCATTCCTGATGCCATCTCACATCAACCCGTTTCTTCACAGCGGTGCCCAGCCGTGCACGGTTACTCTGCCCCCGCTGTATCACAAGTCGGGGTCAAGTACGTATTTTGGTATGGACACTTTTGACACCCTCCACCCACCACTGGACTCCCTGGATAGTCTCAGCATAACAGACTATAAAACAG ATTATGCTCAGAGTCCATTTATCCCACAG ctgAACAATAATGACACCCCAATGGGAATGGCTGTAGGTATGCCTGAAGTGAAGggtcttcctgctgctgtgGATTTGGCAAAGAACCCCTTAGCTGAAACACATGAATTCAAACAAGCGTGCTCAATGTGCTACGTCAAAACTG GGCCCGGTGTGTTGGATTATGCTCTTCATACAGAAGAGCATAAATGCAAAAAGGATGCTTTACTCGGCAGAATCAAACATTCGCCAGACAAATCTTGGAAGCTCATCCGGCCCAGGCCAACAAAAACCCAATATGTTGGACCTTATTACATTTGCAAAG AGGTGGCTGTTGGAAAAGAGTGCCTGTACCCTGGCCACTGCACATTTGCATACTGCCAGGAAGAGATTGATGTTTGGACTCTGGAGCGGAAGGGCTTTATCTCGAGAGAGCTGCTCTTCGATCCTTATGGGCCAAACTCCAACATCAGGTTGACTGTCCCCAAGATCTTACAGGAGCATCATGGGATATTCATGTTTCTCTGTGGA gtGTGTTTTGACCACAAACCCAGAATAATCAGCAAAACCAACAAAGATGACCCTTCACTTTGCTCTCATCCTGTGACAAAGCATGACTTTGAGAATCATAA GTGCCTGGTCCACATTTTGAAGGAGAACACAGTCCGTTATTCCAAGATCAGACCCTTGAGTCCTCAGTGCCAGCTGGATCTTTGTCGCCATGAAGTCCGGTACGGCTGCGTGAGAGAAGACGACTGCTTCTACGCCCACAGTCTCATCGAGCTGAAGGTCTGGATGATGCAGCACGAGCTCG GTATCACTCATGAAAGTATTGTCCAAGAGGCAAAAAAGTATTGGAATGCAACAGCTTCGTTGCAGGGAGCACAG CTTTCCAGCACGCAGAGGAGGTTCGGGCCTCCAAATCTGAagatgatgtttgtttgtggtcAGTGCTGGAGAAATGGCCAACTAAGCGAagctgacaaaaacaagaagtaTTGCTCAGCCAAGGCGAGACACAC GTGGGCAAAAGACAGGCGGGTGGTGCTTGTAAGTTCCCATGAAAGGAAAAAGTGGACGACCGTGAGAACACTTCCAACCAAAAAACCCATCCCATCTCAATTTGAG ATTTGCATGCATGTGACAGCTGGCAAGAAGTGTCAGTACATTGGGAATTGCACGTTCGCTCACAGTGTAGAAGAAAGAGACCTTTGGACCTACATGAAGGAAAACAACA TTCCAGATATGGATCAGCTATATGAGCAGTGGCTGCAGTCTCAGAGGCCTGGCTGGGGTGAGGAGGCCTCCAATAACTCTGTCAGGGAGAATGGCAAACAGATCCACATGCCAACAGACTACGCCGAAGAAGTG GCTGGCAATCATTGTTGGCTGTGTGGTAAAAACTGCAACAGCGAGAAGCAGTGGCAGCAGCATATCActtcagaaaaacacaaagacagagtTTTCAACTCTGAGGATGATCAGAACTGCTGGCAGTATCGGTTTCCCACAGGCACTTTCAAAGTTTGTGAGAG GTTCCTCAAAAGCACATGCACAGAGGATGACTTGTGTAAGCTGGCACACGGGGAGCAGGAACTAAAAGAGTGGATGGAGCGCAGGGAATTCCTTTTGATGAAACTTGCCAAAGCCAGAAAAGACCATCTTATAGCTCCAAATGACAATGACTTTGGAAAATACAGTTTTCTGCTTAAAGACATTATATAA
- the zc3h7a gene encoding zinc finger CCCH domain-containing protein 7A isoform X1 has protein sequence MSGACQDRRSRWQEIQKGLQFIQSTLPFPGSQDQYEVFIKDLVWNLFGEGNDVFKEGDWTKSIEMYTEALSIADYADSEEICIPTGLLEKLYANRAAAYLNIVPGLYDQALEDCEKALQLNEGNYKALYRKAKSLKELGRHQEAYEAVAKCSLAVPQDSSVTQLTQDLAKILGLKIRKAYVRSKPALNVLRGSSYQDASCDKFSHGSCSVEDIEIEVPQVTQDSSVLAPVPAPIQAPVAVHPPLNEAVVDDLPPLPPTNSISSITPSEPPGFESISLPVSVPSSVPLPVPTFVNGCRTSKPCTMLEPSHDFDADIMGDDLDDLLDQAGPESALVIPTVKGPLPLPTSIAPGSSMSSPFLMPSHINPFLHSGAQPCTVTLPPLYHKSGSSTYFGMDTFDTLHPPLDSLDSLSITDYKTDYAQSPFIPQLNNNDTPMGMAVGMPEVKGLPAAVDLAKNPLAETHEFKQACSMCYVKTGPGVLDYALHTEEHKCKKDALLGRIKHSPDKSWKLIRPRPTKTQYVGPYYICKEVAVGKECLYPGHCTFAYCQEEIDVWTLERKGFISRELLFDPYGPNSNIRLTVPKILQEHHGIFMFLCGVCFDHKPRIISKTNKDDPSLCSHPVTKHDFENHKCLVHILKENTVRYSKIRPLSPQCQLDLCRHEVRYGCVREDDCFYAHSLIELKVWMMQHELGITHESIVQEAKKYWNATASLQGAQQLSSTQRRFGPPNLKMMFVCGQCWRNGQLSEADKNKKYCSAKARHTWAKDRRVVLVSSHERKKWTTVRTLPTKKPIPSQFEICMHVTAGKKCQYIGNCTFAHSVEERDLWTYMKENNIPDMDQLYEQWLQSQRPGWGEEASNNSVRENGKQIHMPTDYAEEVAGNHCWLCGKNCNSEKQWQQHITSEKHKDRVFNSEDDQNCWQYRFPTGTFKVCERFLKSTCTEDDLCKLAHGEQELKEWMERREFLLMKLAKARKDHLIAPNDNDFGKYSFLLKDII, from the exons ATGTCCGGAGCTTGTCAGGACAGAAGGAGTCGCTGGCAGGAAATTCAAAAAGGCCTGCAATTCATCCA ATCAACCCTTCCATTTCCTGGTAGTCAAGACCAGTATGAG gtgTTTATTAAGGATCTCGTATGGAATCTTTTTGGAGAAGGAAATGACGTGTTCAAAGAGGGAGATTGGACAAAATCCATCGAGATGTACACCGAAGCCTTGAGTATAGCAGACTATGCAGACTCGGAAGAGATCTGTATTCCAACAGGTCTACTGGAAAAGCTGTATGCAAATCGAGCTGCTGCATATCTAAACATTGTTCCG GGACTGTATGACCAAGCGTTAGAAGACTGTGAAAAGGCTCTCCAGTTGAACGAGGGCAACTACAAAGCACTGTACAGAAAAGCTAAATCCTTAAAGGAGTTGGGGAGACATCAAGAGGCCTATGAGGCCGTTGCCAAATGTTCCCTAGCAGTGCCTCAG gattccAGTGTCACACAGCTGACTCAGGACCTTGCCAAAATTTTGGGATTGAAAATCCGTAAAGCTTATGTGAGGAGTAAG CCTGCCTTGAATGTTTTGCGAGGATCAAGTTATCAAGATGCATCATGTGACAAG TTTTCCCATGGCTCGTGTTCAGTTGAAGATATAGAAATTG AAGTGCCTCAGGTAACCCAGGATAGCAGTGTTTTGGCTCCAGTCCCAGCCCCAATCCAAGCTCCAGTGGCAGTGCACCCGCCTCTAAATGAAGCCGTGGTGGACGACCtccctccacttcctcccaccAACAGTATCTCATCTATAACCCCGTCTGAGCCGCCAGGCTTCGAGTCTATTTCCCTGCCCGTGTCCGTGCCCTCGTCAGTCCCCCTTCCTGTGCCCACATTTGTTAACGGGTGCAGAACCAGTAAGCCTTGCACGATGCTCGAACCCAGTCATGATTTTGACGCGGACATCATGGGGGACGACCTAGATGACCTACTGGACCAAGCCGGCCCCGAATCAGCCTTG GTTATTCCCACAGTGAAGGGGCCTCTTCCTTTGCCAACCAGTATTGCCCCGGGCAGTTCCATGTCCAGTCCATTCCTGATGCCATCTCACATCAACCCGTTTCTTCACAGCGGTGCCCAGCCGTGCACGGTTACTCTGCCCCCGCTGTATCACAAGTCGGGGTCAAGTACGTATTTTGGTATGGACACTTTTGACACCCTCCACCCACCACTGGACTCCCTGGATAGTCTCAGCATAACAGACTATAAAACAG ATTATGCTCAGAGTCCATTTATCCCACAG ctgAACAATAATGACACCCCAATGGGAATGGCTGTAGGTATGCCTGAAGTGAAGggtcttcctgctgctgtgGATTTGGCAAAGAACCCCTTAGCTGAAACACATGAATTCAAACAAGCGTGCTCAATGTGCTACGTCAAAACTG GGCCCGGTGTGTTGGATTATGCTCTTCATACAGAAGAGCATAAATGCAAAAAGGATGCTTTACTCGGCAGAATCAAACATTCGCCAGACAAATCTTGGAAGCTCATCCGGCCCAGGCCAACAAAAACCCAATATGTTGGACCTTATTACATTTGCAAAG AGGTGGCTGTTGGAAAAGAGTGCCTGTACCCTGGCCACTGCACATTTGCATACTGCCAGGAAGAGATTGATGTTTGGACTCTGGAGCGGAAGGGCTTTATCTCGAGAGAGCTGCTCTTCGATCCTTATGGGCCAAACTCCAACATCAGGTTGACTGTCCCCAAGATCTTACAGGAGCATCATGGGATATTCATGTTTCTCTGTGGA gtGTGTTTTGACCACAAACCCAGAATAATCAGCAAAACCAACAAAGATGACCCTTCACTTTGCTCTCATCCTGTGACAAAGCATGACTTTGAGAATCATAA GTGCCTGGTCCACATTTTGAAGGAGAACACAGTCCGTTATTCCAAGATCAGACCCTTGAGTCCTCAGTGCCAGCTGGATCTTTGTCGCCATGAAGTCCGGTACGGCTGCGTGAGAGAAGACGACTGCTTCTACGCCCACAGTCTCATCGAGCTGAAGGTCTGGATGATGCAGCACGAGCTCG GTATCACTCATGAAAGTATTGTCCAAGAGGCAAAAAAGTATTGGAATGCAACAGCTTCGTTGCAGGGAGCACAG CAGCTTTCCAGCACGCAGAGGAGGTTCGGGCCTCCAAATCTGAagatgatgtttgtttgtggtcAGTGCTGGAGAAATGGCCAACTAAGCGAagctgacaaaaacaagaagtaTTGCTCAGCCAAGGCGAGACACAC GTGGGCAAAAGACAGGCGGGTGGTGCTTGTAAGTTCCCATGAAAGGAAAAAGTGGACGACCGTGAGAACACTTCCAACCAAAAAACCCATCCCATCTCAATTTGAG ATTTGCATGCATGTGACAGCTGGCAAGAAGTGTCAGTACATTGGGAATTGCACGTTCGCTCACAGTGTAGAAGAAAGAGACCTTTGGACCTACATGAAGGAAAACAACA TTCCAGATATGGATCAGCTATATGAGCAGTGGCTGCAGTCTCAGAGGCCTGGCTGGGGTGAGGAGGCCTCCAATAACTCTGTCAGGGAGAATGGCAAACAGATCCACATGCCAACAGACTACGCCGAAGAAGTG GCTGGCAATCATTGTTGGCTGTGTGGTAAAAACTGCAACAGCGAGAAGCAGTGGCAGCAGCATATCActtcagaaaaacacaaagacagagtTTTCAACTCTGAGGATGATCAGAACTGCTGGCAGTATCGGTTTCCCACAGGCACTTTCAAAGTTTGTGAGAG GTTCCTCAAAAGCACATGCACAGAGGATGACTTGTGTAAGCTGGCACACGGGGAGCAGGAACTAAAAGAGTGGATGGAGCGCAGGGAATTCCTTTTGATGAAACTTGCCAAAGCCAGAAAAGACCATCTTATAGCTCCAAATGACAATGACTTTGGAAAATACAGTTTTCTGCTTAAAGACATTATATAA
- the zc3h7a gene encoding zinc finger CCCH domain-containing protein 7A isoform X3, with amino-acid sequence MSGACQDRRSRWQEIQKGLQFIQSTLPFPGSQDQYEVFIKDLVWNLFGEGNDVFKEGDWTKSIEMYTEALSIADYADSEEICIPTGLLEKLYANRAAAYLNIVPGLYDQALEDCEKALQLNEGNYKALYRKAKSLKELGRHQEAYEAVAKCSLAVPQDSSVTQLTQDLAKILGLKIRKAYVRSKFSHGSCSVEDIEIEVPQVTQDSSVLAPVPAPIQAPVAVHPPLNEAVVDDLPPLPPTNSISSITPSEPPGFESISLPVSVPSSVPLPVPTFVNGCRTSKPCTMLEPSHDFDADIMGDDLDDLLDQAGPESALVIPTVKGPLPLPTSIAPGSSMSSPFLMPSHINPFLHSGAQPCTVTLPPLYHKSGSSTYFGMDTFDTLHPPLDSLDSLSITDYKTDYAQSPFIPQLNNNDTPMGMAVGMPEVKGLPAAVDLAKNPLAETHEFKQACSMCYVKTGPGVLDYALHTEEHKCKKDALLGRIKHSPDKSWKLIRPRPTKTQYVGPYYICKEVAVGKECLYPGHCTFAYCQEEIDVWTLERKGFISRELLFDPYGPNSNIRLTVPKILQEHHGIFMFLCGVCFDHKPRIISKTNKDDPSLCSHPVTKHDFENHKCLVHILKENTVRYSKIRPLSPQCQLDLCRHEVRYGCVREDDCFYAHSLIELKVWMMQHELGITHESIVQEAKKYWNATASLQGAQQLSSTQRRFGPPNLKMMFVCGQCWRNGQLSEADKNKKYCSAKARHTWAKDRRVVLVSSHERKKWTTVRTLPTKKPIPSQFEICMHVTAGKKCQYIGNCTFAHSVEERDLWTYMKENNIPDMDQLYEQWLQSQRPGWGEEASNNSVRENGKQIHMPTDYAEEVAGNHCWLCGKNCNSEKQWQQHITSEKHKDRVFNSEDDQNCWQYRFPTGTFKVCERFLKSTCTEDDLCKLAHGEQELKEWMERREFLLMKLAKARKDHLIAPNDNDFGKYSFLLKDII; translated from the exons ATGTCCGGAGCTTGTCAGGACAGAAGGAGTCGCTGGCAGGAAATTCAAAAAGGCCTGCAATTCATCCA ATCAACCCTTCCATTTCCTGGTAGTCAAGACCAGTATGAG gtgTTTATTAAGGATCTCGTATGGAATCTTTTTGGAGAAGGAAATGACGTGTTCAAAGAGGGAGATTGGACAAAATCCATCGAGATGTACACCGAAGCCTTGAGTATAGCAGACTATGCAGACTCGGAAGAGATCTGTATTCCAACAGGTCTACTGGAAAAGCTGTATGCAAATCGAGCTGCTGCATATCTAAACATTGTTCCG GGACTGTATGACCAAGCGTTAGAAGACTGTGAAAAGGCTCTCCAGTTGAACGAGGGCAACTACAAAGCACTGTACAGAAAAGCTAAATCCTTAAAGGAGTTGGGGAGACATCAAGAGGCCTATGAGGCCGTTGCCAAATGTTCCCTAGCAGTGCCTCAG gattccAGTGTCACACAGCTGACTCAGGACCTTGCCAAAATTTTGGGATTGAAAATCCGTAAAGCTTATGTGAGGAGTAAG TTTTCCCATGGCTCGTGTTCAGTTGAAGATATAGAAATTG AAGTGCCTCAGGTAACCCAGGATAGCAGTGTTTTGGCTCCAGTCCCAGCCCCAATCCAAGCTCCAGTGGCAGTGCACCCGCCTCTAAATGAAGCCGTGGTGGACGACCtccctccacttcctcccaccAACAGTATCTCATCTATAACCCCGTCTGAGCCGCCAGGCTTCGAGTCTATTTCCCTGCCCGTGTCCGTGCCCTCGTCAGTCCCCCTTCCTGTGCCCACATTTGTTAACGGGTGCAGAACCAGTAAGCCTTGCACGATGCTCGAACCCAGTCATGATTTTGACGCGGACATCATGGGGGACGACCTAGATGACCTACTGGACCAAGCCGGCCCCGAATCAGCCTTG GTTATTCCCACAGTGAAGGGGCCTCTTCCTTTGCCAACCAGTATTGCCCCGGGCAGTTCCATGTCCAGTCCATTCCTGATGCCATCTCACATCAACCCGTTTCTTCACAGCGGTGCCCAGCCGTGCACGGTTACTCTGCCCCCGCTGTATCACAAGTCGGGGTCAAGTACGTATTTTGGTATGGACACTTTTGACACCCTCCACCCACCACTGGACTCCCTGGATAGTCTCAGCATAACAGACTATAAAACAG ATTATGCTCAGAGTCCATTTATCCCACAG ctgAACAATAATGACACCCCAATGGGAATGGCTGTAGGTATGCCTGAAGTGAAGggtcttcctgctgctgtgGATTTGGCAAAGAACCCCTTAGCTGAAACACATGAATTCAAACAAGCGTGCTCAATGTGCTACGTCAAAACTG GGCCCGGTGTGTTGGATTATGCTCTTCATACAGAAGAGCATAAATGCAAAAAGGATGCTTTACTCGGCAGAATCAAACATTCGCCAGACAAATCTTGGAAGCTCATCCGGCCCAGGCCAACAAAAACCCAATATGTTGGACCTTATTACATTTGCAAAG AGGTGGCTGTTGGAAAAGAGTGCCTGTACCCTGGCCACTGCACATTTGCATACTGCCAGGAAGAGATTGATGTTTGGACTCTGGAGCGGAAGGGCTTTATCTCGAGAGAGCTGCTCTTCGATCCTTATGGGCCAAACTCCAACATCAGGTTGACTGTCCCCAAGATCTTACAGGAGCATCATGGGATATTCATGTTTCTCTGTGGA gtGTGTTTTGACCACAAACCCAGAATAATCAGCAAAACCAACAAAGATGACCCTTCACTTTGCTCTCATCCTGTGACAAAGCATGACTTTGAGAATCATAA GTGCCTGGTCCACATTTTGAAGGAGAACACAGTCCGTTATTCCAAGATCAGACCCTTGAGTCCTCAGTGCCAGCTGGATCTTTGTCGCCATGAAGTCCGGTACGGCTGCGTGAGAGAAGACGACTGCTTCTACGCCCACAGTCTCATCGAGCTGAAGGTCTGGATGATGCAGCACGAGCTCG GTATCACTCATGAAAGTATTGTCCAAGAGGCAAAAAAGTATTGGAATGCAACAGCTTCGTTGCAGGGAGCACAG CAGCTTTCCAGCACGCAGAGGAGGTTCGGGCCTCCAAATCTGAagatgatgtttgtttgtggtcAGTGCTGGAGAAATGGCCAACTAAGCGAagctgacaaaaacaagaagtaTTGCTCAGCCAAGGCGAGACACAC GTGGGCAAAAGACAGGCGGGTGGTGCTTGTAAGTTCCCATGAAAGGAAAAAGTGGACGACCGTGAGAACACTTCCAACCAAAAAACCCATCCCATCTCAATTTGAG ATTTGCATGCATGTGACAGCTGGCAAGAAGTGTCAGTACATTGGGAATTGCACGTTCGCTCACAGTGTAGAAGAAAGAGACCTTTGGACCTACATGAAGGAAAACAACA TTCCAGATATGGATCAGCTATATGAGCAGTGGCTGCAGTCTCAGAGGCCTGGCTGGGGTGAGGAGGCCTCCAATAACTCTGTCAGGGAGAATGGCAAACAGATCCACATGCCAACAGACTACGCCGAAGAAGTG GCTGGCAATCATTGTTGGCTGTGTGGTAAAAACTGCAACAGCGAGAAGCAGTGGCAGCAGCATATCActtcagaaaaacacaaagacagagtTTTCAACTCTGAGGATGATCAGAACTGCTGGCAGTATCGGTTTCCCACAGGCACTTTCAAAGTTTGTGAGAG GTTCCTCAAAAGCACATGCACAGAGGATGACTTGTGTAAGCTGGCACACGGGGAGCAGGAACTAAAAGAGTGGATGGAGCGCAGGGAATTCCTTTTGATGAAACTTGCCAAAGCCAGAAAAGACCATCTTATAGCTCCAAATGACAATGACTTTGGAAAATACAGTTTTCTGCTTAAAGACATTATATAA